In Candidatus Zixiibacteriota bacterium, the following proteins share a genomic window:
- a CDS encoding MBL fold metallo-hydrolase, translating to MKFGKFEIIPFVEQRFKLDGGTMFGVVPRKIWGKLLPPDDDNLVPMETNLFLLKAHGKNFLLDSGLGDCLSPVERKIYASSGETALDSGLKNLGLQPADIDYVLLTHLHTDHAGGTVRRDGEKLVPRFPKARYVVQKIEWNDAINPNERTSAVYIPDRLRVLEKAGQLELVDGDAEVMPGIKLTRTGGHTAGHQAIEATSDGFTAVYYADIVPSSHHIRIPYVASVDLFPLETMEVKRKLVERLLAGNMAIGFDHDVDIKIGRVVDENGKVLVRKVE from the coding sequence ATGAAATTCGGAAAGTTCGAAATAATTCCCTTCGTCGAGCAACGATTCAAGCTCGACGGAGGGACAATGTTTGGGGTGGTGCCGCGGAAAATCTGGGGGAAACTTCTGCCGCCGGATGACGATAATCTGGTGCCGATGGAGACCAATCTTTTCCTGTTGAAAGCGCATGGCAAAAATTTTCTGCTCGATTCCGGACTGGGAGACTGCCTCTCACCGGTGGAGAGAAAGATTTATGCTTCCTCAGGGGAGACCGCCCTCGATTCCGGACTCAAAAATCTGGGATTGCAGCCTGCCGATATCGATTATGTTCTGCTGACTCATCTTCATACCGACCATGCCGGCGGTACGGTAAGAAGAGACGGAGAGAAGCTGGTGCCGCGTTTTCCGAAGGCGCGATATGTCGTTCAGAAAATTGAATGGAATGATGCCATCAATCCGAATGAGCGGACCTCGGCGGTCTATATTCCCGACCGTTTGCGGGTTCTGGAGAAGGCGGGGCAGTTGGAGTTGGTCGATGGCGATGCCGAAGTCATGCCGGGGATTAAATTGACCCGCACCGGCGGACATACGGCGGGACATCAGGCGATAGAGGCGACCTCGGATGGCTTCACGGCGGTGTACTACGCCGATATTGTGCCGTCATCGCATCATATCAGAATACCGTATGTGGCATCGGTGGACCTCTTTCCGCTGGAGACTATGGAAGTGAAGCGGAAGCTGGTGGAGCGATTGCTGGCGGGGAATATGGCGATTGGATTTGACCATGATGTTGATATAAAGATTGGGCGGGTGGTGGATGAGAATGGAAAAGTGCTGGTGCGGAAGGTGGAGTGA